One region of Jatrophihabitans cynanchi genomic DNA includes:
- a CDS encoding uracil-DNA glycosylase yields MAAVAPRPLGDLVEAGWAQALAPVAGQVAALGEFLRAEVAAGRSYLPSGDNVLRAFTQPFADVRVLIVGQDPYPTPGHPIGLSFAVERHVRPIPRSLQNIYRELRTDLGIATPEHGDLSAWSRQGILLLNRVLTVRPGASASHRGKGWEAVTEQAIRALVARRTPLVAILWGRDAQTLQPMLGDVPSVACAHPSPMSADRGFFGSKVFSRANALLEEQGAEPVDWTLD; encoded by the coding sequence GTGGCGGCCGTAGCACCGCGCCCGCTCGGCGACCTCGTCGAGGCCGGCTGGGCGCAGGCGCTCGCTCCCGTCGCCGGGCAGGTCGCGGCGCTCGGGGAGTTCCTGCGCGCGGAGGTGGCGGCCGGGCGCAGCTACCTGCCGTCCGGCGACAACGTGCTGCGGGCGTTCACCCAGCCGTTCGCGGATGTACGGGTGCTGATCGTCGGCCAGGACCCGTACCCGACCCCGGGGCACCCGATCGGGCTGTCGTTCGCGGTGGAGCGGCACGTGCGGCCGATCCCGCGCAGCCTGCAGAACATCTACCGCGAACTGCGCACCGACCTCGGCATCGCGACGCCCGAGCACGGTGATCTGTCCGCGTGGTCGCGCCAGGGCATCCTGCTGCTCAACCGGGTACTGACGGTGCGGCCGGGCGCGTCCGCCTCGCATCGCGGCAAGGGCTGGGAGGCGGTCACCGAGCAGGCGATCAGGGCGCTGGTCGCGCGCCGGACGCCGCTCGTCGCGATCCTCTGGGGACGCGACGCGCAGACCCTGCAGCCGATGCTCGGCGACGTCCCGAGCGTGGCCTGCGCGCACCCCAGCCCGATGTCGGCCGACCGCGGCTTCTTCGGCTCGAAGGTGTTCAGCCGCGCCAACGCCCTGCTCGAGGAGCAGGGGGCAGAACCCGTCGACTGGACCCTCGACTGA
- a CDS encoding ArsR/SmtB family transcription factor: MVHASAAVHASAPSIAPVAALLADRSRARMVSALSDGRALPASVLAQESGISASTASEHLGRLVAGGILQVERSGRHRYYRLAGADVAAAVEALSAIAPQPPVSSLRQSTRAAALRRARTCYDHVAGRLGVALTASLLERGALVRVDGGTGLDRVEGDRLSAPSRRCPLALGPSAGDVLGAFGVDLAPLLDRPDDSRPLLRCCLDWSEQRYHLAGALGAAVLEQLLAAGWVRRAGPPRALELTPAGRDELGARLGVADYRAAS, translated from the coding sequence ATGGTTCACGCGTCAGCCGCGGTTCACGCGTCCGCGCCCAGCATCGCCCCGGTCGCGGCGCTGCTGGCCGACCGGTCCCGCGCCCGCATGGTCAGCGCGCTGTCCGACGGCAGGGCACTGCCCGCCTCGGTGTTGGCGCAGGAGTCCGGCATCTCGGCGTCGACCGCGAGCGAGCACCTGGGCCGGCTCGTCGCGGGCGGGATCCTGCAGGTGGAGCGCTCCGGCCGGCACCGCTACTACCGGCTGGCCGGCGCCGACGTGGCCGCCGCGGTCGAGGCGCTGTCGGCGATCGCGCCGCAGCCGCCGGTCAGCTCGTTGCGGCAGTCGACGCGAGCGGCGGCCCTGCGCCGCGCCCGAACCTGTTACGACCATGTCGCGGGCCGGCTCGGCGTGGCGCTCACCGCGAGTCTGCTCGAACGCGGTGCGCTGGTCCGGGTCGACGGCGGGACCGGGCTGGACCGGGTGGAGGGTGACCGGCTGTCCGCTCCGTCGCGGCGGTGCCCGCTCGCACTCGGCCCTTCGGCCGGCGACGTCCTCGGCGCCTTCGGCGTCGACCTCGCGCCGCTACTGGACCGCCCTGACGACTCGCGCCCGCTGCTGCGCTGCTGCCTGGACTGGAGCGAACAGCGCTACCACCTGGCCGGCGCGCTCGGCGCAGCGGTGCTGGAGCAGCTGCTCGCTGCCGGCTGGGTCCGGCGCGCAGGGCCACCCCGCGCGCTCGAGCTGACACCGGCCGGACGCGACGAACTGGGTGCCAGGCTCGGTGTGGCCGACTACCGAGCCGCGTCGTAG
- a CDS encoding IPT/TIG domain-containing protein, which yields MFARHATRLSPVRVRRARAVGAAVVAALVVTLAAAPSAVASTPGAPTISRLSLHRGLTWGGDQVIISGSGFDGIHGRRVAGVLFGRNKAAWISVVNATTIVAYTPQVRDRRAAVDLRVVLRDGAMSARTRADVFTFMPVTRYSPLNGGWSAAESRRVANSMIGRAKRVNARPVAHNAGRWTPAMGRSAVKRAAAWLGMPYTWAGGNAAGPTYGSCYGDGLIGKFDCTFRGFDCSGLTLYAWAKYRHLDHYAATQRRTAGRFHPSLSELQPGDLLFFSGGGPVISHVVMYAGRGKVIQAAMSGYPVRYNTLAEVLAGEPRYFGATRPMSTGRQGAAPVITSMSTSRSSTGGGSTITLHGRHLDTTARVVFGSTGTYRFTIRSASTITVRVPAHRAQTVGVQVVNAWAWSAPTARARLTYMQA from the coding sequence ATGTTCGCACGCCACGCCACCCGCCTCAGTCCTGTTCGAGTCCGCCGCGCCCGAGCTGTCGGTGCGGCCGTGGTCGCCGCGCTGGTGGTCACGCTCGCGGCGGCGCCGTCGGCAGTGGCGAGCACACCGGGCGCCCCGACGATCAGCCGGCTCTCGCTGCACCGCGGCCTGACCTGGGGCGGCGACCAGGTGATCATCAGCGGCTCCGGCTTCGACGGCATCCACGGCCGCAGGGTCGCCGGCGTCCTGTTCGGCAGGAACAAGGCGGCGTGGATCAGTGTCGTGAACGCGACGACGATCGTGGCGTACACCCCCCAAGTCCGTGACCGGCGGGCGGCGGTCGATCTGCGCGTCGTGCTGCGTGACGGGGCGATGAGCGCCCGCACCCGGGCGGACGTCTTCACCTTCATGCCGGTCACGCGGTACTCGCCGCTCAACGGGGGCTGGAGCGCGGCCGAATCGCGCCGGGTCGCCAACTCGATGATCGGTCGGGCGAAGCGCGTCAACGCCCGGCCCGTCGCTCACAACGCCGGGCGCTGGACTCCGGCGATGGGGCGCTCCGCCGTCAAGCGCGCAGCGGCCTGGCTCGGAATGCCCTACACCTGGGCAGGGGGCAACGCCGCCGGCCCGACGTACGGCTCGTGCTACGGCGACGGGCTGATCGGCAAGTTCGACTGCACGTTCCGGGGCTTCGACTGCTCCGGCCTGACCCTGTACGCGTGGGCGAAGTACCGCCACCTGGACCACTACGCCGCGACGCAGCGCCGCACGGCCGGAAGGTTCCATCCGAGCCTGAGCGAGCTTCAGCCCGGAGACCTGCTCTTCTTCTCCGGTGGCGGCCCGGTGATCAGCCACGTCGTCATGTACGCGGGCCGCGGCAAGGTCATCCAGGCGGCCATGTCCGGTTACCCGGTGCGCTACAACACCCTCGCCGAGGTGCTGGCCGGCGAGCCACGGTACTTCGGCGCGACGCGTCCGATGAGCACCGGCAGGCAGGGCGCCGCGCCGGTGATCACGTCGATGTCCACCTCCCGCAGCAGCACCGGCGGCGGCAGCACGATCACGCTGCACGGCCGGCACCTCGACACCACGGCGCGGGTCGTGTTCGGTTCGACCGGCACCTACCGGTTCACGATCAGGTCTGCCAGCACCATCACGGTCCGGGTTCCCGCGCATCGTGCCCAGACCGTCGGGGTGCAGGTGGTGAACGCGTGGGCCTGGTCGGCACCCACTGCTCGCGCGCGGCTGACCTATATGCAGGCATAA
- a CDS encoding dipeptidyl-peptidase 5, with amino-acid sequence MLAASGHPVECGAWVGPELWWSELRPTEGGRYAVRRAGQGGDPEDVLPAPWNARSRVHEYGGGAWTATDGQQLVFVHFADQRLYRLDPGAAEPTPLTPDTGTDARYGELQIAGTDVLCVRERHDAGTVHRDIAAVPLDGSAADDAGVVRSVVSGSHFLAYPRLSPDGSKLAWIAWEHPQMPWDGTELRVADLGPDGVCGEPRVLLGSATESVLQPEWADENTLYAISDRSTFWNLYRVGVTGGEPEPLCPRDADFGGPLWQLGAAWYRVVDERRLLTVRTFGTDSLALLDVGTGELTDLDPGFPAGYACTGGGTSIGALGRTVLGPVRDGRALIVTGSATAPSGLRELDIATGAVTDVRLAVDEVPAAGYLPEAQLMSFAGDKRTVHAVVYPPRNQDFAAPDGELPPYIAFVHGGPTAHVAPALSLTHAFFTSRGIGVVDVNYGGSTGYGREYRDRLRGQWGVIDVEDTVAAVRGLGAAGLADPDRLAIEGGSAGGWTVLAALTGTSAFACGVSYFGVAELVRFAQETHDFESRYLDGLIGPLPEARELYDTRAPLNNVAGLSCPVLLLQGLDDPIVPPAQAELFRDALVRKGLPHAYRTYAGESHGFRKVETIVDSRQAELSFYGQIFGFTPPGVPAIELWRP; translated from the coding sequence ATGCTCGCTGCCAGCGGGCACCCGGTCGAGTGCGGCGCATGGGTGGGGCCGGAGCTCTGGTGGTCCGAGCTGCGGCCGACCGAGGGCGGGCGGTACGCGGTCCGGCGCGCCGGCCAGGGTGGCGATCCCGAGGACGTGCTGCCGGCGCCGTGGAACGCGCGCAGCCGGGTGCACGAGTACGGCGGTGGCGCCTGGACCGCCACCGACGGGCAGCAGCTGGTCTTCGTCCACTTCGCCGATCAGCGGCTGTACCGGCTGGACCCCGGCGCCGCCGAGCCGACGCCGCTCACTCCGGACACCGGGACGGACGCACGCTACGGCGAGTTGCAGATCGCCGGGACGGACGTGCTGTGCGTCCGCGAACGCCACGACGCCGGTACGGTGCACCGCGACATCGCGGCCGTCCCGCTCGACGGCTCCGCGGCAGACGACGCCGGCGTTGTCCGCTCGGTGGTGTCGGGCTCGCACTTCCTCGCCTATCCGCGGCTGTCGCCGGACGGGTCGAAGCTCGCCTGGATCGCCTGGGAGCACCCGCAGATGCCGTGGGACGGTACCGAGCTGCGCGTCGCCGACCTCGGGCCGGACGGCGTGTGCGGCGAGCCGCGCGTGCTGCTCGGTTCGGCGACCGAGTCCGTCCTGCAGCCGGAGTGGGCCGACGAGAACACCCTGTACGCGATCAGCGACCGGTCCACGTTCTGGAACCTGTACCGCGTCGGGGTCACCGGGGGAGAACCAGAGCCGCTCTGCCCACGCGATGCGGACTTCGGCGGGCCGCTGTGGCAGCTCGGTGCGGCCTGGTACCGCGTGGTGGACGAGCGTCGGCTGCTGACCGTTCGCACCTTCGGCACCGACTCGCTGGCACTCCTCGACGTCGGTACCGGCGAGCTCACCGACCTCGACCCCGGTTTCCCCGCCGGCTACGCCTGCACGGGCGGGGGGACCTCCATTGGCGCGCTCGGGCGCACCGTGCTCGGGCCGGTGCGCGACGGCCGGGCCCTGATCGTCACCGGCAGCGCGACCGCGCCGTCCGGGCTGCGCGAGCTCGACATCGCGACCGGTGCGGTGACCGACGTCCGGCTCGCGGTCGACGAGGTCCCCGCCGCCGGCTACCTGCCCGAGGCGCAGCTGATGAGCTTCGCCGGCGACAAGCGGACGGTCCACGCGGTCGTCTACCCGCCCCGGAATCAGGACTTCGCCGCGCCCGACGGCGAGCTGCCGCCGTACATTGCCTTCGTGCACGGCGGCCCGACCGCGCACGTGGCACCGGCGCTGTCGTTGACGCACGCGTTCTTCACCAGCCGCGGCATCGGGGTGGTCGACGTCAACTACGGCGGGTCGACCGGGTACGGCCGCGAGTACCGCGACCGGCTACGCGGGCAGTGGGGCGTGATCGATGTCGAGGACACGGTCGCGGCCGTCCGGGGGCTCGGCGCGGCGGGCCTGGCCGATCCGGACCGGCTGGCGATCGAGGGTGGCTCGGCCGGCGGTTGGACCGTGCTCGCCGCGCTCACCGGCACGTCGGCATTCGCCTGCGGAGTCTCGTACTTCGGCGTCGCAGAGCTCGTCCGGTTCGCGCAGGAGACGCACGACTTCGAGTCGCGCTACCTGGACGGCCTGATCGGGCCGCTGCCGGAGGCACGCGAGCTGTACGACACGCGTGCGCCGCTGAACAACGTGGCCGGGCTGTCCTGCCCGGTGCTGTTGCTGCAGGGCCTGGACGACCCGATCGTGCCGCCGGCGCAGGCCGAACTGTTCCGCGACGCGCTGGTGCGCAAGGGGCTGCCGCACGCCTACCGCACCTACGCCGGCGAATCGCACGGGTTCCGCAAGGTGGAGACCATCGTGGACTCGCGTCAGGCCGAGCTCTCGTTCTACGGCCAGATCTTCGGCTTCACCCCGCCGGGCGTCCCGGCGATCGAACTGTGGCGGCCGTAG
- a CDS encoding adenosine deaminase: MTELTDFIAGLPKAELHVHHVGSASPRIVAELAARHAGSTPVPADPALLADYFTFTDFAHFIEVYLSVVDLIRDPEDIWTLTYEIARELAGQNVRYAELTLTPYSSVVRGIAAAAYCEAVEDARRRAAADHGVQLQWCFDIPGEAGVPSADVTLQVALEQRPDGLVSFGLGGPELGVPRPQFAPHFARARAAGLHSVPHAGESTGPETIWDALEHLGAERIGHGIAAARDPRLLSHLRDTGIVLEVCPTSNVRTRSVPSLAEHPLPALVAAGVRVTINSDDPPMFATTLNHEYAVAAELLGLDAGGVAELARGAVRASFLDDTAKATLLGEIDGYLADYLAGYDAAR; encoded by the coding sequence ATGACCGAGCTGACCGACTTCATCGCCGGGTTGCCCAAGGCCGAACTGCACGTGCACCACGTCGGGTCGGCTTCGCCGCGGATCGTGGCCGAGCTGGCGGCCAGGCACGCCGGCAGCACCCCGGTGCCGGCCGACCCGGCGCTGCTGGCCGACTACTTCACCTTCACCGACTTCGCGCACTTCATCGAGGTGTACCTGTCGGTCGTCGATCTGATCCGCGACCCCGAGGACATCTGGACGCTGACCTACGAGATCGCGCGCGAGCTGGCCGGGCAGAACGTGCGGTACGCGGAGCTGACGCTGACTCCGTACTCCTCGGTGGTGCGCGGGATCGCGGCGGCGGCGTACTGCGAGGCGGTGGAGGACGCGCGCCGACGGGCCGCGGCCGATCACGGCGTGCAGCTGCAGTGGTGCTTCGACATCCCGGGTGAGGCCGGTGTGCCGTCGGCGGACGTCACCTTGCAGGTGGCACTCGAGCAACGCCCGGACGGGCTGGTGAGCTTCGGGCTGGGCGGCCCGGAGCTCGGCGTGCCGCGCCCGCAGTTCGCCCCGCACTTCGCGCGGGCACGCGCGGCCGGGCTGCACAGCGTCCCGCACGCGGGCGAGTCCACCGGGCCCGAGACGATCTGGGACGCGCTGGAGCACCTGGGAGCGGAGCGGATCGGCCACGGCATCGCCGCGGCCCGCGACCCGCGGTTGCTCTCCCACCTGCGGGACACGGGCATCGTGCTGGAGGTGTGCCCGACGTCCAACGTGCGCACCCGCTCGGTGCCCTCGCTGGCCGAACACCCGCTGCCGGCGCTGGTGGCGGCCGGCGTTCGGGTCACCATCAACTCGGACGACCCGCCGATGTTCGCGACGACGCTGAACCACGAGTACGCGGTTGCCGCCGAACTGCTCGGACTCGACGCGGGCGGGGTCGCCGAGCTGGCCCGCGGCGCCGTCCGTGCCTCGTTCCTCGACGACACGGCCAAGGCGACCCTGCTCGGCGAGATCGACGGCTACCTCGCCGACTATCTCGCCGGCTACGACGCGGCTCGGTAG
- a CDS encoding PPOX class F420-dependent oxidoreductase, whose amino-acid sequence MPRTVATNTRVELAGLLEFVRPRHHMILITRRGSGGPQASPVTGGVDSAGRIMVSTYPQRAKTGNLRRDPAAAVLVLSDDFGGAWVQVDGPAEVLDLPEALEPLVEYYRSISGEHTDWDEYRQAMREQGKSLIRITPERWGPIATGGFPARLAAGT is encoded by the coding sequence ATGCCCCGAACCGTCGCCACGAACACGCGCGTAGAGCTGGCCGGACTGCTCGAGTTCGTCCGGCCCCGGCATCACATGATCCTGATCACGCGGCGCGGCTCGGGCGGGCCGCAGGCGTCCCCGGTGACCGGTGGCGTCGACTCGGCGGGCCGGATCATGGTCTCGACCTACCCGCAGCGGGCCAAGACGGGCAACCTGCGGCGCGATCCCGCGGCCGCCGTGCTCGTGCTCTCGGACGACTTCGGCGGCGCCTGGGTCCAGGTCGACGGGCCTGCGGAGGTGCTCGACCTCCCGGAAGCGCTGGAGCCGTTGGTCGAGTACTACCGCAGCATCAGCGGCGAGCACACCGACTGGGACGAGTACCGGCAGGCGATGCGGGAGCAGGGCAAGTCCCTGATCCGGATCACGCCGGAACGCTGGGGCCCGATCGCCACCGGCGGCTTCCCGGCCAGGCTTGCCGCCGGGACGTAG
- a CDS encoding EAL and HDOD domain-containing protein, whose product MSTTQVVVGRQPVFDADLGVIGYELLFRQEDRDETSASHLHDGDEMTTAVFHSAVSIGLDRLVGDKTIFCNADRGVLTGAVPIPLPPERTVVEVLESVRFDAEIDAGCRALRAAGYRLALDDFEWFDGAERLVEQAAVVKIDVRQLGPDSSLDLMQRCRPYGVQLLAEKVETPDELAFYRGHGFDLYQGFALARPTALSARILEPSALGVLQIASAVLDERTDFDEVERILRRDPALAVQLLQVASIGPVGGLRRPVRSIREALVLLGTHRVRTWISLLMLRSSNAGSPDDLVTVLARARMCELLACRDNAEQAAFAFTAGMVSALDRLLGLPATQLTTVLPLDGQLLGAAFGTDSSMGRLVHRVIDFESGGPPAGPDEEFAALRDVSASALDWAVRSSVQIDAA is encoded by the coding sequence ATGAGCACCACCCAGGTAGTCGTCGGTCGGCAACCGGTCTTCGACGCGGACCTGGGGGTGATCGGTTACGAGTTGTTGTTCCGCCAGGAAGATCGCGACGAAACGTCCGCCAGTCACCTGCACGACGGCGACGAGATGACGACTGCCGTGTTCCACAGCGCCGTGAGCATCGGTCTGGACCGGCTCGTGGGTGACAAGACGATCTTCTGCAACGCCGACCGAGGGGTCCTCACCGGCGCGGTGCCGATCCCGCTGCCGCCCGAACGCACCGTGGTTGAAGTGCTGGAGTCGGTCCGGTTCGATGCCGAGATCGATGCCGGCTGCCGGGCCCTGCGCGCGGCCGGGTACCGGCTGGCGCTGGATGACTTCGAGTGGTTCGACGGTGCCGAGCGGCTGGTCGAGCAGGCGGCGGTCGTCAAGATCGACGTGCGCCAGCTCGGCCCCGATTCGTCACTGGACCTGATGCAACGCTGCCGCCCCTACGGCGTGCAGTTGCTTGCCGAGAAGGTCGAGACACCCGACGAGCTGGCCTTCTACCGCGGGCACGGTTTCGACCTCTACCAAGGCTTTGCGCTTGCCAGGCCGACCGCGCTCAGTGCCCGCATCCTCGAACCGTCCGCGCTCGGGGTGCTGCAGATTGCCTCGGCCGTCCTCGACGAACGCACCGACTTCGACGAGGTCGAACGCATCCTGCGTCGCGATCCGGCCCTGGCAGTGCAGTTGCTGCAGGTCGCCTCGATCGGACCCGTCGGCGGGTTGCGCCGACCGGTGCGCTCGATCCGGGAGGCGCTCGTACTGCTCGGCACGCACCGGGTGCGCACCTGGATCAGCCTGCTCATGCTCAGGTCATCGAATGCCGGCTCGCCGGACGACCTGGTTACCGTGCTCGCTCGCGCTCGGATGTGCGAGCTGCTCGCCTGCCGCGACAACGCTGAGCAAGCGGCCTTCGCGTTCACGGCCGGAATGGTGTCCGCGCTCGATCGCCTCCTCGGCCTGCCTGCGACGCAGCTGACGACGGTCCTGCCACTGGACGGCCAGTTGCTGGGTGCGGCCTTCGGCACCGACTCCAGCATGGGCCGACTGGTGCATCGGGTGATCGACTTCGAATCCGGTGGGCCGCCCGCCGGGCCGGACGAGGAATTCGCGGCGCTGCGCGACGTATCGGCGAGTGCGCTCGACTGGGCCGTGCGCTCGAGCGTGCAGATCGACGCCGCCTGA
- the uvrA gene encoding excinuclease ABC subunit UvrA, with translation MNDRLVIRGAREHNLKDVNLDLPRDAMIVFTGLSGSGKSSLAFDTIFAEGQRRYVESLSAYARQFLGQMDKPDVDFIEGLSPAVSIDQKSTSKNPRSTVGTITEVYDYLRLLYARIGRPHCPICGEPITKQTPQQIVDRILEMPDGTRFQVLAPVIRERKGEYVDLFADLQSKGFARVRVDGVVHSLTEPPKLKKQEKHTIEAVVDRLTAKASSKQRITDSVETALGLAGGLVILDFVDLPEDDAHRERRYSERLACPNDHPLAVDDLEPRSFSFNSPFGACPVCTGLGTRKEVDPELVVPDPELSLAEGAISPWNTAQTGEYFGRLLQGVADAEGFDLDTPWEELPARAQKAVLHGTGEQVHVSYTNRYGRRRAYYANYEGVVPWIERRYSETESDYAREKYEGYMREVPCPACQGTRLKPEILAVTIGGRSIAELSALSIGDAAEWLRDLELDDRETFIAERVLKEVHARLGFLVDVGLHYLSLDRAAATLAGGEAQRIRLATQIGSGLVGVLYVLDEPSIGLHQRDNHRLIETLVRLKKLGNTLIVVEHDEDTIRTADWVVDIGPRAGEHGGSIVVSGTVDELLNSQDSITGAYLSGRRTIEVPALRRPRQKGRELVVEGAREHNLKNVDVAFPLGCFVAVTGVSGSGKSTLVNDILYASLANKINGAKLPPGRHKRVRGVEQLDKVVGVDQSPIGRTPRSNPATYTGVFDHIRKLFSETTEAKIRGYQQGRFSFNVKGGRCENCAGDGTIKIEMNFLPDVYVPCEVCKGARYNRETLEVHYKGKTISEVLEMPIEEAAEFFAPITKIARHLDTLVDVGLGYVRLGQPAPTLSGGEAQRVKLASELQKRSTGRTIYVLDEPTTGLHFEDVSKLLGVLHSLVDKGNTVIVIEHNLDVIKTADWIVDMGPEGGSGGGTVVAAGTPEDLIAVAASHTGHFLRHMLDAQPPARTRKAPVKKTAAAAKAPAKRTAAATKAPARRQRAGAAAERAGATAPPPGKADTLV, from the coding sequence TTGAACGACAGACTCGTCATCCGAGGCGCCCGCGAGCACAACCTCAAGGACGTCAATCTGGATCTGCCGCGTGACGCGATGATCGTGTTCACCGGGCTGTCCGGCTCGGGCAAGTCCAGCCTCGCCTTCGACACGATCTTCGCCGAGGGGCAGCGGCGCTACGTCGAGTCGCTGTCCGCGTACGCCCGCCAGTTCCTGGGCCAGATGGACAAGCCGGACGTCGACTTCATCGAGGGCCTGTCCCCGGCGGTCTCGATCGACCAGAAGTCGACCAGCAAGAACCCGCGCTCGACCGTCGGCACCATCACCGAGGTGTACGACTACCTGCGGCTGCTGTACGCCCGCATCGGCCGGCCGCACTGCCCGATCTGTGGCGAGCCGATCACCAAACAGACCCCGCAGCAGATCGTCGACCGGATCCTGGAGATGCCCGACGGCACCCGGTTCCAGGTGCTCGCCCCGGTGATCCGCGAGCGCAAGGGCGAGTACGTCGACCTGTTCGCAGACCTGCAGTCCAAGGGCTTCGCCCGGGTCCGGGTCGACGGCGTGGTGCACTCGCTCACCGAGCCGCCGAAGCTCAAGAAGCAGGAGAAGCACACCATCGAGGCGGTCGTCGACCGGCTCACCGCCAAGGCCTCGAGCAAGCAGCGCATCACCGACTCGGTCGAGACCGCGCTCGGCCTCGCGGGCGGGCTGGTGATCCTGGACTTCGTCGACCTGCCCGAGGACGACGCGCACCGCGAGCGGCGCTACTCCGAACGGCTGGCCTGCCCCAACGACCACCCGCTGGCCGTCGACGACCTCGAACCGCGGTCGTTCTCGTTCAACTCCCCGTTCGGTGCCTGCCCGGTCTGCACCGGCCTCGGCACCCGCAAGGAGGTCGATCCGGAACTGGTCGTCCCCGACCCGGAGCTGAGCCTGGCCGAGGGTGCGATCTCGCCGTGGAACACCGCGCAGACCGGCGAGTACTTCGGCCGGCTGCTGCAGGGTGTGGCCGACGCCGAGGGGTTCGACCTGGACACCCCGTGGGAGGAGCTGCCGGCCCGCGCGCAGAAGGCCGTCCTGCACGGCACCGGCGAGCAGGTGCACGTCAGCTACACGAACCGATACGGCCGCAGGCGCGCGTACTACGCCAACTACGAGGGCGTCGTGCCGTGGATCGAGCGCCGCTACTCCGAGACCGAGAGCGACTACGCCCGGGAGAAGTACGAGGGCTACATGCGCGAGGTGCCCTGCCCCGCGTGCCAGGGAACTCGGCTCAAGCCGGAGATCCTGGCGGTCACGATCGGCGGCCGCTCCATCGCCGAACTGTCCGCGCTGTCCATCGGTGACGCCGCCGAGTGGCTGCGCGACCTCGAGCTGGACGACCGCGAGACCTTCATCGCCGAGCGCGTGCTCAAGGAGGTGCACGCCCGGCTCGGGTTCCTGGTCGACGTCGGGCTGCATTACCTCTCGCTGGACCGCGCCGCCGCGACGCTGGCCGGCGGCGAGGCGCAGCGTATCCGGCTGGCCACCCAGATCGGCTCCGGCCTGGTCGGCGTGCTCTACGTGCTGGACGAGCCGTCGATCGGGCTGCACCAGCGCGACAACCACCGGCTGATCGAGACGCTGGTGCGGCTCAAGAAGCTCGGCAACACGTTGATCGTGGTCGAGCACGACGAGGACACCATTCGCACCGCCGACTGGGTGGTGGACATCGGTCCCCGCGCCGGCGAGCACGGCGGCTCGATCGTGGTCAGCGGGACCGTCGACGAGCTGCTGAACTCGCAGGACTCGATCACCGGCGCCTACCTGTCCGGGCGCCGGACGATCGAGGTGCCCGCCCTCCGGCGGCCGCGGCAGAAGGGCCGCGAGCTGGTCGTCGAGGGGGCGCGCGAGCACAACCTGAAGAACGTCGATGTCGCGTTCCCGCTCGGCTGCTTCGTCGCCGTCACCGGCGTCAGCGGCTCGGGCAAGTCGACGCTGGTCAACGACATCCTGTACGCCTCGCTGGCGAACAAGATCAACGGAGCCAAGCTGCCACCGGGCCGGCACAAGCGGGTGCGCGGGGTCGAGCAGCTCGACAAGGTGGTCGGCGTCGACCAGTCGCCGATCGGGCGCACGCCGCGCTCCAACCCGGCCACCTACACCGGCGTGTTCGACCACATCCGCAAGCTGTTCAGCGAGACGACCGAGGCGAAGATCCGCGGCTACCAGCAGGGCCGGTTCTCCTTCAACGTCAAGGGCGGCCGCTGCGAGAACTGTGCGGGCGACGGCACCATCAAGATCGAGATGAACTTCCTGCCGGACGTCTACGTCCCGTGCGAGGTGTGCAAGGGCGCGCGATACAACCGCGAGACGCTCGAGGTGCACTACAAGGGCAAGACGATCAGCGAAGTCCTGGAGATGCCGATCGAGGAGGCCGCCGAGTTCTTCGCGCCGATCACGAAGATCGCCCGGCACCTGGACACGCTGGTCGACGTCGGTCTCGGCTACGTCCGCCTCGGCCAGCCCGCGCCGACGCTGTCCGGTGGTGAGGCGCAGCGGGTCAAGCTGGCCTCCGAACTGCAGAAGCGCTCCACCGGCCGCACCATCTACGTGCTCGACGAGCCCACCACCGGCCTGCACTTCGAGGACGTGTCGAAGCTGCTCGGCGTGCTGCACTCGCTGGTCGACAAGGGCAACACGGTGATCGTGATCGAGCACAACCTGGACGTGATCAAGACCGCCGACTGGATCGTCGACATGGGCCCGGAGGGTGGCTCCGGGGGCGGCACCGTCGTCGCGGCCGGCACGCCCGAGGACCTGATCGCCGTCGCCGCCTCGCACACCGGCCACTTCCTGCGGCACATGCTCGACGCGCAGCCGCCGGCCAGGACGAGAAAGGCGCCGGTCAAGAAGACCGCTGCCGCGGCCAAGGCGCCTGCCAAGCGGACGGCTGCGGCGACCAAGGCACCGGCACGGCGGCAGCGGGCTGGTGCTGCGGCCGAGCGTGCCGGAGCGACTGCGCCGCCGCCGGGAAAAGCTGACACGCTCGTGTGA